AGCTTTAAACCGAAACTACGTCTCATGAAGTTATTTTATTATTACTCGCTTGTAAACCTTCTATAAGAAAAGATAATTTACCCCGCCGAATGATAGTCCTAACTTATGACAGGCTGCCGGCCTCTTGGGGCTGTCCCAAAAATCAAGAAATGTCGTTGCGAATTGCGCGTTGCTTTGCGGGATGAAAGAAATCTCATGCTTGCGGAGCAGATTGTTTCACCCTTAGCCAGGCCGGAAGGAATGCTCGAAAAGACGTCTTCTGGACAGGTTCCGTGAGCAAATGGAAGCAAACTTTTAGTGCAGTTCCAGAATCAAATTTACTCGTCAAAACCCCAGGCTTTAGAGGTGAAAGAGGATTCAACCGTCGTCACCGGACCCGGCGTAACTTTTACTACCCGTTGATTTTGAGGAACAACGGTTCTGACATCTTTATTTTGTCTTTCGCGAGCAGGCCTCAAATCAACAGATGGCTCATCAGACTTGACGTCAATATTCTTTGCGGTAAATTGAAGTCCTTTGGCTAAGCCGCGCAGGCTTGCGCTTGTGATGATGCGGAATCGCTTAAACGCAGCAACAAATAAATTTCGATCCCGAAAGCCAACGTCACTGATTTCCAACTCCTCACCGGGCTGAATTTTGCTCAATTCAACCGCAGAATAGTTTTCACCGACTTTTTTAACTTTAATTTTACCTTTGTACCGAATTTTTCTGCCCGTCTTTTTGTAAATTTGAATAAAATCGTCGATTTTAATGCCGTCCGTTTTGCCGTGGTCAATGACGCCATATTTACCTTGAATCTCAATCACGCGGGTCGGGAAAAGAGATTGCTTGCGGTACCTTGCTCTGGCAATTTTGAAAAAAAATAGAGCTGCAACAATCAATGCACCTGAACCCAACAACACAAATTTTTGGTTCCAAAAGGCCGGTGCATTTTTGGAATTATCTTCCGCAGCAGCAATTTTTACTTCCTTTTCTTGTGGCAGCTTTTCATGTTTCTTTGAAAGTTCTGTTTTAGATTTCTGTATGTTCTGCTTTTTTGCCGGCGTCCTTTTGGTAAAATAAGTTGGTTTTGCCGGTTTCCTGGCCTCTTTTTTCGTCGTCTTTGGTCTGGCTGAGTAGAGAGTTGGTGTGGTAGTTTTTGGTTCCTCTGTTTTATAACTTAAGGCAGTCCCTGGTTTCTCAGTTTTTTTATTTAAAGCAGTTTTTGTTTTTTTTGCCACAGGTGGCTTAGTCTTATTGTTGGTAGTCATTGAGGGCGGCGGAGGTGCGGAATAACTTTCTTTCTTCTTTTTCTCTTTACTCACGAATCTCAAGGTTCCTTGAAATTCCTGTTCTAGTTTCGCCTCTTCCTTCTCATAAGACTGATCTGGGTTAATAAGGAGTTTCTTCTGCGGCTTCTCATTTATTCCACTAACTACACTCGGCATGTAATAACGATTTGCAGCTTTGTCTTTGATAAAGTCAATGTCCGAAGCATAGTATTTTTCTGTTTTCGAATACAATAACCCCTTTTTGACTTTCACGAAAACGTAGTCATTTCCATAAACCCACAGGGTGCCCTTTATCATCTCGCCGTTTTTCAAATGAACTTCACATTTTTCACCAACTAATTGCTTGAGAAAAGCAAGCGGATTCTCTGCACTAGGCTCTTGTGCAGCCGTTGACTGTATTAAAAGCGCTAAAAACAAGAGGCAAATGAAAACAAATTTGAGGTTTAATTTAGACATCATGATTACTTCCTTAACAATTACTACAAATGGTTAGATGCCCCGCAATGGATAATTTTATAAGCAATTCTTACGATGAGATTTATCACTATTAATTTTCGACACTATGATTAAGAATCTTGATAGAAGTTTATTTTTAAATTAAAAACACTTTTTTCGTTGGAGGGGAATAAAAAGACCGATTGGTCTGTTTTGTAAAAATAAATTTCAGATACATATTTTGTGATGAATACAAAAGGTGAAAAAACACGACAGCATATCATTGATAAAGCAACCGTTCTGTTTACAAAGAACGGATTCAATCATACCACTGTGAGCCAAATTTTAGCTGCGACTGGTATTGCGAAAGGCGGCTTCTATTTTCATTTTAAAAGCAAAGAGAGTTTGGTGCTTGCTGTGATTGAGTCGCTAAAAGAATGTTGGGCAAAAGAGATTTTACCTAAACTGAAAGAAGGAAAAGATGCCAGGGAAAACCTCAAGTTGATGTTTTCTGCCCCGGGTGATTGCTGTAACAGTTCTGAGGGAATTCGCCCAACTATTTTGCTATTGAATTTGGCGACAGAAATGCTGGAGGTCAATGATAAATTTTCGACAATGCTGAGCCAAATTATAAAAGACTGGTGGACGATCCTCGAGGCCATAATCGAACAGGGCAAATCGGAACGGATTTTCAGAAGTGACATCGACAAGCAATCCGTTGCTGCGATAATTCTGTGTAATGTCATGGGAGCAAATTTACTGGCTCTACTAAACAAAGAGCCTGCTTTTTATAACAAGCAACTTTCTACGTTTGAAAGAGTTTTATTTAAAGGGATTGAGGAAAATTAAAAGGTGTGCAGATGAACTTATTTAAGTCAAAAAACAACGGCCGCGACTATGAATTTGATATTCTCCTGCGGGAAAATATAAACGGCATGTTTTCACTCGCCCTGCGGATGACCCGCAACCAATTAGATGCTGAAGATTTGGTTCAGGATACGGCGTTGAAAGCGTTCCGCTATTTCCATAAATTTGATCAAGGGACCAATTTCAGAGCCTGGATTTACCGCATTCTCACCAATAATTTTATAAACTTTTACCGCAAGAATCAGAAACAGCCCGCACAAATTGAAATTGAAAATGTCTCATTCAAATTGAAGCAAGAAGGAGCGGGTTTCTGGAACCGGCTCAACGACAGAAACAACGGGTTTGATTACGATGATTTATTTGACGACGAAATTAACGCTGCCATCGACAAGCTTCCGGGGGAATATAGAATTGTTCTCTTGCTTGCGGATGTGGAGGGACTAAGCTACAAAGAAATCTCTGAAGTGATTGCACACCCTTTGGGTACGGTTATGTCGAGACTGCACCGGGGCAGAAAAATGCTGCAACGGAGTCTCAGACGGTATGCCGAG
The DNA window shown above is from candidate division KSB1 bacterium and carries:
- a CDS encoding TetR/AcrR family transcriptional regulator, translating into MNTKGEKTRQHIIDKATVLFTKNGFNHTTVSQILAATGIAKGGFYFHFKSKESLVLAVIESLKECWAKEILPKLKEGKDARENLKLMFSAPGDCCNSSEGIRPTILLLNLATEMLEVNDKFSTMLSQIIKDWWTILEAIIEQGKSERIFRSDIDKQSVAAIILCNVMGANLLALLNKEPAFYNKQLSTFERVLFKGIEEN
- a CDS encoding sigma-70 family RNA polymerase sigma factor, giving the protein MNLFKSKNNGRDYEFDILLRENINGMFSLALRMTRNQLDAEDLVQDTALKAFRYFHKFDQGTNFRAWIYRILTNNFINFYRKNQKQPAQIEIENVSFKLKQEGAGFWNRLNDRNNGFDYDDLFDDEINAAIDKLPGEYRIVLLLADVEGLSYKEISEVIAHPLGTVMSRLHRGRKMLQRSLRRYAEENGYKVEADLV